From a single Zygotorulaspora mrakii chromosome 2, complete sequence genomic region:
- the CCW14 gene encoding Ccw14p (similar to Saccharomyces cerevisiae CCW14 (YLR390W- A); ancestral locus Anc_4.251): MRFQTVVSTVVSLAALSSEVMAAPPACLLACVAQVTRQSSQCNSMNQVGCICSNEASSVQECLNSICPSGDADSASSAFSSACSDQGANISSRSSSSSRSASSSSSSSAVSSSATSSSSVVSSSSSSSQASSSSSSQASSSSSSQASSSIAPSSSTEASSSIVSSTSSSASEVSSSVAPSSSVAPSTSAEPVSSSAPTSSLVTSTTSSSTLLPETSSSASSSYSLSYLSSAEGNALQVGGSLFLAAAAALLV, from the coding sequence ATGCGTTTCCAAACTGTTGTGTCCACTGTGGTTTCCTTGGCTGCTTTGTCCAGTGAAGTCATGGCCGCTCCACCCGCCTGTTTGCTCGCCTGCGTGGCTCAGGTCACAAGACAGTCGTCGCAGTGTAACTCGATGAACCAGGTTGGGTGCATTTGCTCGAACGAAGCCAGCTCGGTTCAGGAATGTCTGAACTCGATTTGTCCAAGCGGAGACGCCGACTCGGCTTCCAGCGCTTTCAGCAGTGCCTGTTCTGACCAAGGGGCCAATATCAGCTCGAGGTCTTCGAGCTCCTCGCGCTCGGCCAGCTCCTCAAGCTCTTCAAGTGCCGTCTCTTCGAGTGCCACTTCATCCAGCTCAGTCGTTTCATCCAGCTCCAGCTCTTCCCAAGCATCCAGCTCCAGCTCTTCCCAAGCATCCAGCTCCAGCTCTTCCCAAGCATCCAGCTCGATCGCTCCTAGCTCCTCTACTGAGGCCTCCAGCTCAATTGTGTCGTCGACTTCAAGCTCAGCCTCTGAGGTTTCCAGCTCTGTTGCTCCATCTAGCTCTGTAGCACCATCCACTTCTGCCGAACCAGTCAGCTCGAGCGCCCCAACAAGCTCTTTGGTTACATCAACGACATCTTCTTCCACTTTGCTTCCAGAGACCAGCTCCAGCGCCAGCTCGTCTTATTCCCTATCATATCTTTCTTCCGCTGAAGGTAACGCTCTGCAAGTTGGCGGTTCGCTATTCCTTGCCGCTGCTGCCGCTTTACTAGTCTAA
- the ART10 gene encoding Art10p (similar to Saccharomyces cerevisiae YLR392C; ancestral locus Anc_4.252), translated as MVAKISIALNPPYNNVYYSSNDTVSGNVSISLKKSVTIKQINVLLKGYTETVTKIDPISLTNPNNMMTPVQDNKSLHNLVSLTKRVFPPDNVWDAIEGSSKPFKVKPGVYEYKFQFPKMPKKPKCLINHTKDLICFTKQEETNIPPSFNNHWKDLTKIDNLDLFYYSYGKVIYTVQVQIELGKSTSWYKPFHRIIREIEPIEFIPEPAELLYDDGEDESERETNGQSTGGGDTSSRNLGLSNNSSEAYLNSIETESIQDYNMSPQMLEQEIAGPSLLSNERYKRYRSTYRMGLPDGVSSMWVEVRSRNMRETYRRDFLFKNGSGKFDRVFLVLKGNIKQICKLNIAPLSIQFNLLETVTYLSQGIANENFSSLRLVEINSLSPKVRSIMMDFAKVRVVSSSSQNGVEGKLECEIKLKDNPILKKLKFNEEDYLHRGNRLYSFKTCSIKRIFNFQLVINWEINGSLRQTENIIKPMQIFVQANDNVQSDILPKYVNPPLYSEGSASMKQ; from the coding sequence ATGGTGGCTAAAATCAGCATAGCGTTAAACCCGCCCTATAACAATGTATACTATAGTTCAAATGATACCGTTTCAGGAAACGTGAGcatatctttgaagaaatcagTTACAATAAAACAGATAAATGTTCTTTTGAAGGGATATACTGAGACCGTAACCAAAATTGATCCCATTAGCCTGACCAATCCCAATAATATGATGACACCAGTGCAGGATAACAAATCACTTCACAATTTAGTCTCATTAACGAAACGCGTCTTCCCCCCTGATAATGTGTGGGATGCCATCGAAGGCTCTTCGAAGCCTTTTAAGGTCAAACCGGGAGTTTATGAATACAAATTCCAGTTTCCCAAAATGCCTAAGAAGCCAAAATGCTTGATAAATCACACCAAGGATTTGATATGTTTTACAAAGCAAGAAGAGACAAATATTCCACCAAGTTTTAATAATCATTGGAAGGATTtaacaaaaattgataatcTCGACTTATTTTACTATTCATATGGCAAAGTAATTTATACCGTTCAAGTTCAAATTGAGCTGGGAAAATCCACATCATGGTATAAGCCTTTTCACAGAATTATCAGAGAAATAGAGCCCATTGAATTCATACCGGAGCCGGCAGAACTGCTTTACGATGACGGAGAAGACGAAAGTGAACGAGAAACTAATGGTCAATCCACGGGTGGAGGAGATACTAGTAGTAGAAATCTCGGCCTATCTAATAATAGTAGCGAAGCGTATCTCAACTCCATTGAAACAGAATCGATACAAGATTATAACATGAGTCCACAAATGCTAGAACAAGAGATTGCCGGTCCCTCACTCCTCTCTAACGAGAGATACAAAAGATATAGATCAACCTACCGCATGGGATTGCCAGATGGTGTAAGTTCAATGTGGGTTGAAGTAAGAAGTCGCAACATGAGAGAAACTTATCGAAGAGATTTTCTGTTCAAGAATGGCAGTGGGAAATTTGATCGAGTTTTTCTGGTGTTGAAAGGAAACATCAAGCAAATTTGCAAATTGAATATAGCTCCTCTGAgtattcaattcaatttattAGAGACAGTCACGTATCTTTCACAGGGAattgcaaatgaaaatttctcCTCACTGAGGTTAGTCGAGATCAATAGCTTATCACCCAAAGTACGATCAATAATGATGGACTTTGCGAAGGTACGGGTCGTATCGAGCAGTAGCCAGAATGGAGTTGAAGGTAAATTGGAATGTGAAATTAAATTGAAGGATAATCCAATCCTGAAGAAATTAAAATTTAATGAGGAGGATTATCTGCATCGTGGGAATAGACTTTACAGCTTCAAAACATGttcaataaaaagaattttcaatttccaatTGGTCATCAATTGGGAAATCAATGGATCACTAAGACAAACGGAGAATATCATCAAGCCCATGCAGATTTTCGTTCAAGCAAACGACAATGTCCAAAGTGACATTCTGCCAAAATACGTCAACCCACCCTTGTATTCGGAGGGTTCGGCGTCTATGAAACAGTAA
- the ATP10 gene encoding Atp10p (similar to Saccharomyces cerevisiae ATP10 (YLR393W); ancestral locus Anc_4.253) produces MFQIRRSFSSSATRSIFDKFYKNVVDAAPKEHVVKDLVRPIGLSSPPASNSSYSKGNSLRDMFDNEKTDKRSRELGLEFSKSGMYELHTFRKTNGKLFISPKSYWRSDTALYFPHITGKNLLGENYSIEDQLKGKVSVMRMFTSKVGDDLIKSYFENEELDLNYLGKDHESLTKGHKIQIIELNMMENFLKSIVMKLSMGKLRSLVPKENHSTYLTCQRDQLPYTLREQLQINNVYTGYVIIVDPNLKIRWMGCGRASTEEFNTLWKCARNIANEFKD; encoded by the coding sequence ATGTTTCAAATCAGGAGGTCATTTAGTAGCAGTGCAACCAGATCAATTTTCGACAAGTTCTATAAAAACGTTGTAGATGCGGCCCCGAAAGAACATGTGGTAAAGGATTTGGTGAGACCTATAGGTCTCTCAAGCCCTCCTGCATCGAATAGCAGTTATTCGAAGGGCAACTCTTTGAGAGATATGTTTGATAATGAGAAAACAGACAAAAGGAGCCGAGAATTAGGCTTGGAATTCAGCAAATCTGGAATGTACGAGCTCCATACATTTCGAAAAACCAATGGCAAGCTATTCATATCCCCAAAATCGTATTGGCGCTCAGATACAGCGTTGTACTTTCCCCATATCACTGGTAAAAACCTTTTGGGCGAAAACTATAGTATTGAGGATCAGTTGAAGGGTAAGGTCAGTGTGATGAGAATGTTTACTAGTAAAGTGGGTGATGACCTGATAAAAAGTTACTTCGAGAACGAAGAACTGGACCTCAATTATTTGGGCAAGGATCATGAATCTCTTACCAAAGGCCATAAGATACAGATCATAGAATTGAATATGATggagaattttttgaaatctatCGTGATGAAGTTGTCAATGGGCAAACTGAGATCACTGGTCCCTAAGGAAAACCATTCGACATATTTAACCTGTCAAAGAGATCAATTGCCATACACGCTTAGAGAACAACTACAAATCAACAACGTTTACACAGGTTATGTCATCATAGTGGACcccaatttgaaaataaggTGGATGGGATGCGGTCGCGCATCTACTGAAGAGTTCAACACCCTATGGAAATGTGCCAGAAACATTGCaaatgaattcaaagacTAG
- the IDP1 gene encoding isocitrate dehydrogenase (NADP(+)) IDP1 (similar to Saccharomyces cerevisiae IDP1 (YDL066W); ancestral locus Anc_4.254): protein MFARRCLSTTRALSKIKVKNPIVELDGDEMTRIIWDKIKKQLVLPYVDVDLKYYDLSVTSRDKTDDKITVDAANAIKEYGVGIKCATITPDEARVKEFGLKKMWKSPNGTIRNILGGTVFREPIVIPRVPRLVPGWKKAIIIGRHAHADQYKATDAIIPGAGKLELVYTPENGSKPTTLEVYDYKGAGVALAMYNTDESIRGFAHSSFKLALNKKLNLFLSTKNTILKKYDGRFKDIFQEIFEQDYEKNFEQTGITYEHRLIDDMVAQMIKSKGGFIMALKNYDGDVQSDIVAQGFGSLGLMTSVLVTPDGKTFESEAAHGTVTRHFRQYQQGKETSTNSIASIFAWTRGLAKRGELDNTPEVTEFASILESATLNTVQIDGIMTKDLALAGGNSDRSAYVTTNEFLEAVAKRLKSEYAEKNK, encoded by the coding sequence ATGTTTGCTAGAAGATGTTTGTCCACTACGAGGGCGCTGTCTAAGATAAAAGTGAAGAATCCAATTGTTGAACTAGACGGTGATGAGATGACTCGAATCATTTGGGATAAGATCAAAAAGCAATTGGTGTTGCCATATGTGGACGtggatttgaaatattatGATTTATCTGTGACGTCACGTGACAAAACTGATGATAAGATTACCGTTGACGCTGCTAATGCCATTAAGGAATATGGCGTTGGTATTAAGTGTGCCACGATTACTCCTGACGAGGCCCGTGTCAAGGAGTTTggcttgaaaaaaatgtggaaGTCTCCAAATGGTACCATTAGGAATATTCTTGGCGGTACCGTTTTTCGCGAGCCGATAGTCATACCAAGGGTTCCTCGTCTTGTTCCGGGCTGGAAGAAAGCAATCATCATTGGCAGACATGCGCATGCTGATCAATATAAGGCAACCGATGCTATTATTCCTGGTGCAGGCAAATTGGAGCTAGTTTACACACCGGAAAATGGATCAAAACCAACGACGCTGGAGGTTTATGATTATAAAGGAGCTGGTGTCGCATTGGCAATGTATAATACTGATGAATCCATTCGTGGATTTGCTCACTCCTCGTTCAAGTTGGcattgaataaaaaattgaatttgttcTTGTCTACAAAGAAcacaattttgaaaaaatacgaTGGTAGATTCAAAGACATTTTTCAGGAAATCTTCGAGCAGGATtatgagaaaaatttcgaGCAAACTGGTATTACCTACGAGCATCGTTTAATTGACGACATGGTCGCTCAAATGATCAAGTCAAAGGGGGGCTTCATTATGGCTCTGAAGAACTACGATGGTGATGTGCAATCCGACATTGTTGCTCAGGGATTTGGCTCGTTGGGATTAATGACTTCTGTTTTAGTAACTCCAGATGGAAAGACTTTCGAAAGTGAAGCCGCTCATGGTACGGTCACAAGACATTTTAGACAATACCAACAAGGTAAAGAAACATCGACGAATTCGATTGCATCAATCTTTGCTTGGACCAGAGGCTTGGCAAAGAGAGGTGAACTGGATAACACACCAGAAGTTACTGAGTTTGCCTCTATTTTGGAATCCGCTACGCTTAACACAGTTCAAATTGACGGTATCATGACAAAGGATCTAGCCCTGGCCGGAGGTAACTCTGATAGATCGGCATACGTGACTACCAACGAGTTCTTAGAGGCTGTTGCCAAAAGATTAAAGTCCGAGTACGCcgaaaagaataaatga
- the COX8 gene encoding cytochrome c oxidase subunit VIII (similar to Saccharomyces cerevisiae COX8 (YLR395C); ancestral locus Anc_4.256), translating to MFGQQLIRFSTRRAFSSSIRQQAHFKEGVYSNLPVKVHNRKIPFGLIHFGFFTLGFLVPFFSSFVQMRKSGLM from the coding sequence ATGTTTGGACAACAATTGATTAGATTTTCCACTAGAAGAGCTTTTTCGTCCAGTATTAGACAACAAGCtcatttcaaagaaggtGTTTATTCCAACCTTCCCGTCAAGGTTCACAACAGAAAGATTCCATTTGGTTTGATCCACTTTGGCTTTTTCACCTTGGGCTTTTTGGTTCCATTCTTCTCCTCGTTTGTTCAAATGAGAAAGTCTGGTTTGATGTGA
- the COX9 gene encoding cytochrome c oxidase subunit VIIa (similar to Saccharomyces cerevisiae COX9 (YDL067C); ancestral locus Anc_4.257) produces MSAIAPITGTLKKRILADITIGFAIGGVMGGYWWWGFHKKVINKRENFYAELAEKKKIEE; encoded by the coding sequence ATGTCTGCAATCGCTCCAATCACAGGtactttgaagaaaagaattttgGCCGATATCACAATTGGCTTTGCCATTGGTGGTGTCATGGGAGGTTACTGGTGGTGGGGATTCCACAAGAAAGTCATTAACAAACGTGAGAACTTTTACGCTGAACTGGcggaaaagaagaagatagAAGAATAG
- the VPS33 gene encoding tethering complex ATP-binding subunit VPS33 (similar to Saccharomyces cerevisiae VPS33 (YLR396C); ancestral locus Anc_4.258): MISRWNTRKFGKTLSENLCHILKEIPSHNQILAVQPQIVPFLSQLISFSQLTESTPARKIILLDEQAENNIRDIVVGMEDMTLVFIIDIRTELIVPDKLTRILGEFRNHGANVIYCTWKNQISNRLLDSEAEHQVTIPHFIKSQLKMFDDIGLYAWNILPVPEVDDNLLLCDLLFNNEGDNMYAPSNYSMQGATRGILVDNMVNCLQSLIEETNSTVTHTVSLGDESKKFLDLLHKRIEDNTDRKEHFIKDTLYGEKYSGLETDLIVLERDMDPLTPLLTQLTYAGLLDDLHEFMPGGKLKYVENVTLKYQDDEIWDSLKYMNFGALGPMLNQSARELQESYDSRHKAESVGEIRQFVDSLGSLQGKQKLLKMHTSLSSDILGDVANNEDYNFNRVLEIEQDLLLQNLENKGSYDAIMDLNYENQVEMRRILRLACISSVCKDGLRDKDYESMKRELIDSYGIEICFQLQRLTLAGLFTSKSLIADNIVSPFWKREYRYISSWLDTLPPIDDEEGDQNGLEGKNDATHPKDATFAYCGVVPLTTRFIQLLYDRTVLSKNYSSQQPFILSREPSIAKTGELFEQIYGTASVAKQESWLPPVRKNRRRVTIGKSDKKKANDIAIIVFLGGVTLGEVSTIRFLQDRLREKDINKRFIIVSDGLINGNRTIDSAINVKLRTTPTDI; encoded by the coding sequence ATGATTTCACGATGGAATACTCGCAAGTTTGGCAAAACCTTGAGCGAGAATTTATGCCACATTCTAAAAGAGATACCTAGTCACAATCAGATTCTGGCAGTGCAACCCCAAATAGTGCCATTTTTAAGTCAACTGATATCATTTAGCCAATTGACTGAATCTACCCCAGCACGAAAGATTATTTTGCTTGATGAGCAGGCTGAAAATAATATAAGGGATATAGTAGTCGGTATGGAAGATATGACGCTTGTATTTATTATAGATATACGTACCGAACTTATTGTCCCAGATAAATTAACTAGAATCTTGGGTGAATTCAGAAATCATGGTGCAAATGTCATATATTGTACATGGAagaatcaaatttcaaaccGGCTGCTAGATAGTGAGGCAGAGCATCAGGTCACAATTCCTCACTTTATTAAATCACAACTAAAAAtgtttgatgatattgGACTGTATGCTTGGAATATACTACCTGTACCCGAGGTTGACGACAATCTGTTGCTGTGTGACCTATTGTTCAATAATGAAGGAGACAATATGTATGCGCCCAGCAATTATTCAATGCAAGGTGCTACTAGGGGTATTCTTGTGGATAATATGGTTAATTGTTTGCAGAGTTTAATCGAAGAGACGAACTCAACAGTCACACATACCGTAAGTCTTGGCGATGAATCTAAGAAGTTTCTGGATCTATTACATAAGAGGATTGAGGATAATACAGACCGGAAGGAGCATTTCATAAAGGATACATTGTACGGGGAAAAATATAGCGGTTTGGAGACTGATCTAATTGTTTTAGAGAGGGATATGGATCCTTTGACACCTTTACTGACTCAGTTGACTTATGCTGGACTACTGGATGATTTACATGAGTTTATGCCTGGTGGTAAACTGAAGTATGTAGAAAACGTCACACTGAAATAccaagatgatgaaatttggGATAGCCTTAAATATATGAATTTTGGAGCTTTGGGACCGATGCTTAACCAGTCAGCCAGAGAATTACAAGAAAGTTACGACTCGAGACATAAAGCGGAAAGTGTTGGAGAAATTAGACAATTTGTTGATTCGTTAGGTTCGTTACAGGGAAAGCAAAAACTCCTTAAGATGCATACTTCTTTATCGTCAGACATATTAGGAGATGTAGCAAATAACGAGGACTACAACTTCAATCGTGTTCTGGAAATCGAGCAAGATCTTTTGTTGCagaatttggaaaacaAAGGTAGTTACGACGCTATCATGGATCTAAATTACGAAAATCAAGTCGAAATGAGACGTATTTTGAGACTTGCTTGCATATCCTCGGTCTGTAAGGACGGATTAAGAGATAAAGATTATGAATCAATGAAGCGGGAACTCATTGATAGCTATGGGattgaaatttgttttcaattaCAAAGATTAACACTTGCCGGCTTGTTCACTAGTAAATCATTGATTGCCGATAACATTGTAAGTCCATTTTggaaaagagaatataGGTACATATCGTCTTGGCTGGATACACTACCACCCATcgacgatgaagaaggagACCAAAATGGTCTTGAGGGGAAAAATGACGCAACTCATCCCAAAGATGCTACTTTTGCTTATTGTGGTGTTGTACCGCTAACAACAAGATTTATCCAGTTATTATATGATCGAACGGTATTGAGTAAAAACTACTCATCTCAGCAACCATTTATTCTCTCCAGAGAACCAAGTATTGCTAAAACTGGAGAGCTCTTCGAACAGATTTACGGTACGGCAAGTGTAGCAAAGCAAGAGAGCTGGCTGCCGCCTGTTCGCAAAAACAGGAGAAGAGTTACTATCGGTAAAAGTGATAAGAAGAAAGCTAATGATATTGCCATTATTGTATTTCTGGGAGGCGTTACATTGGGTGAAGTGTCAACAATAAgatttcttcaagataGATTACGtgaaaaagatattaaCAAGCGATTCATTATAGTAAGTGATGGGCTAATAAATGGTAACCGTACCATTGATAGCGCTATTAACGTCAAGCTCCGTACGACTCCAAcagatatttga
- the AFG2 gene encoding AAA family ATPase AFG2 (similar to Saccharomyces cerevisiae AFG2 (YLR397C); ancestral locus Anc_4.259): protein MPPKTGSSAAKKKTPSSNTSDGIKATKFKLPIEYITRPFPSNENSDKNNSVAIVHPDVLKELDITSGCMCSISKIGATGIIAIAKAGDANSQPENVILLSKTIRCVANIILGDRLELKKAVRQPPYASSIVIGNLPQEQLNETKLLKRLEQMIDDTGVVMPGMIFHEIVVDKEYKIDVVIIDVLNDTLPNISSVTLSNNQNGISDSFSDSFEYISPPVIFRKDFTKVTFSSVKLPNSKYQLPEALTYSSVGGLAKEIDLLKSTIELPLHNPTLFTRFSVNPPRGILLHGPPGTGKTMLLRCVANSSNAHVLTINGPSIVSKYLGETEAALRNMFNEANKYQPSIIFIDEIDSLAPNRSSDDSGEVESRVVATLLTLMDGMGAAGRLAVVAATNRPNAIDPALRRPGRFDQEVEIGIPNADARLDILLKQFNKMSPERHSLSGEDIKNIASRTHGYVGADLTALSRESVMKTIQRGLQKSVDFDDHSLKVTVDDVENAMAEIRPSAMREIFLEMPKVYWSDIGGQEDLKRMMKEMIQLPLEASETFTRLGVSAPRGVLLYGPPGCSKTLTAKALATESGVNFLAVKGPEIFNKYVGESERAIREIFRKARAAAPSIIFFDEIDAISSDRSGDGPSTAAAGHVLTSLLNEIDGVEELHGVVIVGATNRPDEIDAALLRPGRLDRHIYVAPPDFAARLQILRKCTQKFNSDVPPDYDLEDLARRTDGCSGAEVVLLCQEAGLAAIMENVNTTRVEARHFEKALGGISRGITEEMLDYYRAFAMRGGISV from the coding sequence ATGCCCCCAAAGACTGGCTCTTCAGCAGCTAAGAAAAAGACCCCATCTTCCAACACATCAGATGGGATTAAAGCAACAAAGTTCAAATTACCTATTGAATATATAACTAGACCTTTTCCATCAAACGAAAATAGCGACAAAAATAATTCAGTGGCGATTGTACATCCAGATGTATTGAAAGAACTAGATATAACAAGCGGTTGCATGTGCAGTATATCCAAGATAGGTGCAACTGGAATTATAGCCATTGCGAAAGCTGGAGATGCGAATTCTCAACCTGAAAATGTTAttttgctttcaaaaaccaTTAGATGTGTTGCTAATATTATTCTCGGAGACAGGCTAGAATTAAAGAAGGCTGTAAGACAGCCTCCTTATGCGTCAAGTATTGTGATTGGTAATTTACCGCAAGAGCAATTGAATGAAACAAAACTGCTTAAGAGGCTCGAACAAATGATCGATGATACGGGAGTAGTGATGCCCGGCATGATTTTCCACGAAATAGTAGTTGATAAAGAGTACAAAATAGATGTAGTCATCATAGATGTATTGAACGATACGCTTCCCAATATATCAAGTGTGACTTTGAGTAACAATCAAAACGGAATCTCGGATTCTTTCTCAGATAGTTTCGAGTATATATCACCACCAGTGATATTTCGTAAAGACTTTACCAAGGTCACTTTTTCTTCGGTTAAACTACCAAATTCAAAGTACCAGTTACCAGAGGCACTGACCTATAGTTCAGTTGGCGGTCTCGCGAAGGAAATAgaccttttgaaaagtacCATTGAACTGCCGCTGCATAACCCAACCTTATTTACAAGATTCTCTGTTAACCCACCCAGAGGAATTCTCCTCCACGGCCCTCCTGGGACGGGTAAAACCATGCTTTTGAGATGTGTTGCAAATTCATCCAATGCTCACGTTCTGACAATAAATGGTCCTTCAATAGTTTCGAAATATTTGGGTGAAACGGAGGCTGCATTGAGAAACATGTTTAATGAAGCTAACAAATACCAGCCatccattatttttattgatGAGATAGATTCTCTCGCTCCAAATCGTTCTAGTGATGATTCAGGGGAGGTTGAAAGCAGAGTTGTGGCGACCCTACTTACTTTAATGGATGGCATGGGAGCGGCAGGTAGACTGGCCGTCGTTGCAGCTACAAATAGGCCCAATGCTATTGATCCAGCTCTTAGAAGACCGGGAAGATTTGACcaagaagttgaaattgGAATCCCGAATGCAGATGCAAGACTAgatattttattgaaacaattcaataaaatGTCACCAGAGCGTCATTCGTTATCTGGTGAGGATATTAAGAATATTGCGTCGAGAACTCACGGGTATGTTGGTGCTGACTTAACAGCTCTTTCGAGAGAGTCCGTTATGAAGACAATTCAAAGAGGATTACAAAAGAGTGTTGATTTTGACGATCATTCATTAAAGGTAACTGTAGATGATGTCGAAAATGCAATGGCAGAGATAAGACCAAGTGCGATGAGGGAAatctttcttgaaatgCCAAAAGTTTACTGGTCTGATATTGGCGGCCAAGAAGATTTAAAGCGCAtgatgaaagaaatgataCAATTGCCATTGGAAGCTTCAGAAACTTTTACAAGACTGGGAGTCTCAGCTCCAAGGGGTGTTCTATTATATGGTCCTCCAGGTTGCTCAAAAACGCTAACAGCAAAGGCGCTGGCTACCGAATCCGGTGTCAATTTTCTCGCTGTTAAAGGTCCAGAGATTTTTAACAAATATGTGGGCGAATCGGAAAGGGCCATAAGAGAAATATTTAGGAAGGCACGAGCAGCAGCACCAagtattattttttttgatgagattGATGCCATCTCTTCTGACCGTAGCGGTGACGGACCTTCAACTGCGGCTGCAGGCCATGTTTTGACATCTTTACTGAATGAGATTGATGGTGTGGAGGAATTGCATGGTGTCGTAATTGTGGGAGCTACCAACAGACCTGATGAGATCGATGCTGCTTTACTAAGACCAGGGAGACTGGACAGGCACATATATGTGGCTCCCCCAGATTTTGCAGCCAGACTGCAAATTCTTAGGAAGTGTACGCAAAAATTTAACTCAGATGTGCCACCAGATTACGATCTGGAGGACTTGGCGAGGAGAACTGATGGCTGCTCAGGCGCTGAAGTCGTATTACTCTGCCAGGAAGCTGGTTTGGCGGCAATTATGGAAAATGTGAACACTACAAGAGTTGAAGCTCGTCACTTTGAAAAGGCATTAGGTGGCATTTCAAGGGGAATAACCGAAGAAATGCTCGATTACTATCGAGCGTTTGCTATGAGAGGTGGCATATCCGTATAA
- a CDS encoding uncharacterized protein (similar to Saccharomyces cerevisiae CBS1 (YDL069C); ancestral locus Anc_4.260), producing the protein MLVLMKRSNGCFYRFLRRSVAQRNNTGGQTYIQLDNPTSYTQVLKEPLLKRQELGNGARVENLQKSLEMNKYGVTLRDKAEIIKCFYPTKYSTLRVDQDRSYSNEHLEIEGRGLLHLVVKETFMQLYKRTSKDVGKYDFNYGLKMGRLSSWKKKPALLVRHFLKRKGLAKLARLPIPQSQIPLRIQYVYDQRSFNAIIGYIAKTNDAQTVNEFLKAEIAKDIVQTMLTR; encoded by the coding sequence ATGTTGGTATTAATGAAGCGTTCGAATGGGTGTTTTTACAGGTTTCTGCGAAGATCTGTAGCTCAACGTAACAATACTGGAGGACAAACCTACATCCAATTGGATAATCCAACATCTTACACACAAGTATTGAAAGAGCCCCTGCTCAAAAGACAAGAACTTGGAAATGGTGCGAGAGTAGAGAATCTTCAGAAAAGTTTAGAGATGAACAAATATGGAGTTACTTTGCGAGACAAAGCTGAGATCATTAAATGTTTCTATCCCACAAAATACTCAACGCTAAGGGTTGATCAAGATAGAAGCTATAGCAACGAGCATCTTGAAATCGAGGGTAGAGGGCTGTTACATTTGGTCGTCAAGGAAACGTTTATGCAGTTGTACAAGagaacttcaaaagatgttgGCAAATATGACTTCAATTATGGATTAAAGATGGGCAGATTAAGCTCCTGGAAAAAGAAGCCTGCTTTGCTAGTACgacattttttgaaacgtAAGGGTCTCGCGAAATTGGCTAGATTACCGATTCCGCAAAGTCAAATCCCATTGAGAATACAGTATGTATACGATCAAAGATCTTTTAATGCAATTATTGGATATATCGCCAAGACAAACGATGCGCAGACGGTCaatgagtttttgaaagctgaaattgcaaaagataTTGTACAGACCATGCTCACTCGATGA